In a single window of the Paenibacillus sp. MMS20-IR301 genome:
- the spoVE gene encoding stage V sporulation protein E, which yields MNKPRHAPDIWLLLSILALLAIGMVMVYSAGSVLGFRNYGDSFYFVKRQLLFAGLGLIAMFITANTDYPVLKKFARPALILCFVLLVLVLVPGIGVVRGGARSWIGISSFGIQPSEFMKMGMILFLAKWLGQEDYDISGFMRGLLPPLALIGTAFALIMLQPDLGTGTVMFGAALMMVFTAGARMKHLLSLGALGAAGFAGLIAAAPYRLQRITAFLDPWSDPLGAGYQIIQSLYAIGPGGLGGLGLGMSRQKYSYVPEPQTDFIFSILAEELGFIGGLAVLLLFLILIWRGMKVAMSLPDRFGSYLAVGIVCMVAVQVIINIGVVIGLMPVTGITLPLISYGGSSLTLMLTALGILLNLSRYAR from the coding sequence ATGAACAAACCCCGTCATGCGCCCGATATCTGGCTGCTGCTGTCAATACTGGCTTTGCTGGCTATCGGTATGGTAATGGTATACAGTGCCGGGTCCGTTTTGGGCTTCCGCAATTATGGCGATTCGTTTTACTTTGTCAAAAGACAGCTCCTGTTCGCAGGGCTGGGCCTGATCGCGATGTTCATAACGGCGAACACCGATTATCCCGTGCTGAAGAAATTTGCCCGGCCGGCGCTGATCCTCTGCTTCGTGCTGCTGGTGCTGGTGCTGGTGCCCGGCATCGGAGTCGTGCGCGGCGGTGCGCGCAGCTGGATCGGAATCAGCTCATTCGGCATTCAGCCTTCGGAGTTCATGAAGATGGGGATGATTCTCTTCCTGGCCAAATGGCTTGGGCAGGAGGATTATGATATCTCCGGCTTCATGCGCGGGCTGCTGCCGCCGCTTGCGCTGATCGGCACGGCCTTTGCCCTGATTATGCTGCAGCCGGACCTCGGGACCGGCACTGTCATGTTCGGTGCTGCCCTGATGATGGTCTTCACCGCCGGGGCGCGGATGAAGCATCTGCTCTCCCTGGGCGCGCTGGGAGCCGCCGGGTTCGCCGGCCTGATTGCTGCAGCGCCTTACCGGCTGCAGCGCATCACGGCCTTCCTGGACCCCTGGTCGGACCCGCTGGGGGCCGGATACCAGATTATCCAGTCGCTTTACGCCATCGGCCCCGGCGGACTGGGAGGCTTAGGCCTTGGCATGAGCCGGCAGAAGTACAGCTACGTGCCGGAGCCGCAGACAGACTTTATTTTTTCTATACTTGCCGAGGAGCTGGGCTTTATCGGAGGACTGGCGGTGCTGCTGCTGTTCCTGATTCTGATCTGGCGCGGGATGAAAGTGGCCATGAGCCTGCCTGACCGTTTCGGCAGCTATCTGGCCGTAGGCATCGTCTGTATGGTGGCCGTTCAGGTGATCATTAACATCGGTGTTGTTATCGGCCTTATGCCGGTTACGGGCATCACGCTGCCTCTGATCAGCTATGGGGGCTCGTCTCTGACCCTTATGCTCACTGCCCTTGGCATTCTGCTTAATCTATCCCGTTATGCGAGGTGA
- the murD gene encoding UDP-N-acetylmuramoyl-L-alanine--D-glutamate ligase — protein MKHPDLYRGEEVVVLGLAKSGVQVAKVLHEHGAIVTVNDKKEREQSPEASELETLGISVICGGHPEGLIHEGIKLLVKNPGIPYSVAPVQQALALGIEVVTEVEVAYHLCAAPMIGITGSNGKTTTTTWVGRMLEAAGMRPIVAGNIGTPLCQAAQEADEDNWMVVELSSFQLKGTEAFRPKVAALLNVAETHLDYHGGMEDYVASKAKLFANQGPGDTAVVNWDDHVCRELVPYIKAGILPFSMTEELVQGIFVRPSFVPDTEDELKRVIVYRDYSESETEIAAVDSIGLPGRFNVENALAACGIAIAAGADPAALGGVLASFRGVEHRLEYVEDKRGAAYYNNSKATNSKATIMALSSFRQPVILIAGGLDRGSDYMELLPVLGGKVKALVALGQTRDKLAGVAQLAGVKEIISVDNGESAAAVLQEAVREASALAEEGDVVLLSPACASWDMFTSYEERGRIFKEAVHNL, from the coding sequence ATGAAGCATCCGGATTTGTACCGTGGTGAGGAAGTGGTCGTCCTGGGGCTCGCCAAAAGCGGCGTCCAGGTGGCCAAGGTGCTGCATGAGCACGGCGCGATTGTGACGGTCAATGATAAAAAGGAAAGAGAGCAAAGTCCCGAAGCTTCCGAACTGGAAACTTTGGGAATTTCTGTTATATGCGGCGGACATCCGGAGGGCTTGATTCATGAGGGGATTAAGCTGCTTGTCAAAAACCCCGGAATCCCTTATTCCGTTGCTCCGGTACAGCAGGCGCTTGCACTGGGGATCGAGGTTGTAACTGAGGTGGAGGTAGCTTATCATCTTTGCGCTGCCCCGATGATCGGAATTACGGGGTCAAACGGCAAGACAACCACAACGACCTGGGTAGGCCGTATGCTGGAGGCTGCAGGGATGCGGCCGATCGTGGCCGGAAACATCGGTACACCGCTCTGCCAGGCTGCACAGGAGGCTGATGAAGACAACTGGATGGTGGTTGAGCTCAGCAGCTTCCAGCTCAAGGGGACGGAAGCCTTCCGGCCGAAGGTTGCTGCTCTGCTGAACGTAGCCGAGACACATCTGGACTACCACGGCGGCATGGAGGATTACGTAGCCTCCAAGGCTAAGCTGTTTGCGAACCAGGGGCCGGGAGATACCGCTGTGGTCAACTGGGATGATCACGTCTGCCGTGAGCTGGTTCCTTATATTAAAGCCGGTATTCTGCCCTTCTCCATGACCGAGGAGCTGGTTCAGGGCATCTTTGTGCGTCCGTCTTTCGTGCCGGATACTGAAGATGAGCTGAAGCGTGTAATTGTTTACCGGGATTACTCGGAGAGTGAGACAGAAATAGCCGCCGTGGACTCCATCGGCCTCCCCGGCCGCTTCAATGTGGAGAATGCGCTGGCTGCCTGCGGCATAGCGATTGCTGCAGGTGCAGATCCGGCAGCGCTTGGCGGGGTGCTGGCGTCCTTCCGCGGTGTGGAGCACCGGTTGGAGTATGTGGAGGATAAGCGGGGAGCGGCCTACTATAACAACTCCAAAGCAACTAATTCCAAAGCCACAATAATGGCGCTCTCATCCTTCAGGCAGCCGGTTATTCTGATTGCCGGGGGCCTTGACCGCGGCTCCGATTATATGGAGCTGCTGCCTGTCCTCGGCGGCAAGGTAAAAGCGCTGGTGGCTCTTGGGCAGACCCGGGACAAGCTGGCAGGAGTTGCGCAGCTGGCAGGAGTAAAGGAGATCATCTCCGTCGATAATGGGGAGAGCGCCGCCGCCGTGCTGCAAGAGGCTGTGCGGGAGGCTTCCGCTCTGGCGGAAGAAGGGGATGTGGTTCTCCTGTCTCCCGCCTGTGCAAGCTGGGATATGTTTACATCCTATGAGGAGCGCGGGCGTATTTTTAAAGAGGCGGTGCATAACCTTTAA
- a CDS encoding FtsQ-type POTRA domain-containing protein — MPKTRIPLLKEDKPSKKRNRKLTVILLLLFIALLAVIFFRSSVSKITEVRFQGNKYASREELLAASGLKIGGQYFAVAGSSVESALEELKTVQEASVTKKFPGVIEIGIKEFPAVAYELDQSGTLEAILSSGAAVSVIDTGIAVEKPILTNWQADDPYKAKLCQALAGISNELTSDISEIVPSPTLSFPDRIKLYTRSRFEVITAISLLKDKVSYLNQVIETEQPGLIKMLEADSYVPFHTETENPGENTDTQE, encoded by the coding sequence ATGCCTAAAACGCGAATACCTCTTCTTAAAGAGGACAAGCCTAGCAAGAAAAGAAACCGGAAGCTTACAGTTATCCTGCTGCTGCTGTTTATTGCGCTGCTGGCTGTGATTTTTTTCCGTTCGTCTGTCAGCAAGATTACGGAAGTCCGGTTCCAGGGAAATAAGTATGCGTCGCGTGAGGAACTGCTGGCAGCCAGCGGCCTTAAGATCGGCGGTCAATACTTTGCAGTTGCCGGAAGTTCTGTGGAGAGTGCGCTGGAGGAGCTGAAGACAGTCCAGGAAGCGTCTGTAACCAAGAAATTCCCCGGTGTGATTGAAATCGGCATTAAGGAGTTCCCGGCAGTGGCCTATGAGCTTGATCAGTCGGGAACGCTGGAGGCGATTCTGTCAAGCGGTGCTGCTGTATCGGTAATAGACACCGGAATTGCGGTCGAGAAGCCTATCCTGACTAACTGGCAGGCAGATGACCCGTATAAAGCTAAGCTGTGCCAGGCGCTGGCGGGTATTTCCAATGAGCTGACCAGTGATATATCCGAAATCGTTCCATCGCCTACCCTATCCTTTCCGGACCGGATCAAGCTGTATACCCGTTCACGTTTTGAGGTTATTACAGCCATTTCACTGCTGAAGGACAAGGTATCTTACTTGAATCAGGTTATTGAAACGGAGCAGCCGGGACTGATCAAGATGCTTGAGGCTGATTCCTATGTCCCTTTTCATACAGAAACCGAGAATCCGGGAGAGAATACCGATACACAAGAGTAA
- the ftsZ gene encoding cell division protein FtsZ — protein sequence MLEFDFEMESLAQIKVIGVGGGGSNAVNRMIENGVQGVEFITVNTDAQALHMAKSEHKLQIGDKLTRGLGAGANPEVGKKAAEESRDLISNTLKGADMVFVTAGMGGGTGTGAAPVIAEIARECGALTVGVVTRPFTFEGRKRSNQAELGIEALKEKVDTLIVIPNDRLLEIVDKKTPMLEAFREADNVLRQAVQGISDLIAVPGLINLDFADVKTIMTERGSALMGIGIATGENRASEAARKAIMSPLLETSIEGARGVIMNITGGSNLSLYEVNEAAEIVTSASDPEVNMIFGAIIEESMKDEIKVTVIATGFEHKPSPAVPTRRPAASSEPAADKSGTLRPFGNQTSSDQLDIPTFLRNRTRGNND from the coding sequence ATGTTGGAATTTGATTTTGAAATGGAGAGCTTGGCGCAAATAAAGGTCATCGGCGTTGGCGGCGGCGGCAGTAATGCTGTTAACCGGATGATCGAAAATGGCGTTCAGGGTGTTGAGTTCATCACGGTTAATACAGATGCCCAAGCGCTGCATATGGCCAAATCGGAGCATAAACTGCAAATCGGGGACAAGCTTACCCGGGGACTTGGCGCGGGTGCCAATCCTGAAGTAGGCAAGAAAGCGGCCGAAGAGTCCCGCGATCTGATTTCTAATACGCTTAAGGGCGCCGACATGGTCTTTGTTACCGCTGGTATGGGCGGTGGTACCGGTACTGGCGCAGCGCCTGTAATTGCCGAGATTGCGAGAGAATGCGGAGCACTCACCGTTGGTGTAGTTACCCGTCCGTTTACCTTTGAAGGTAGAAAACGTTCCAACCAGGCTGAACTGGGGATCGAAGCTCTGAAGGAAAAGGTTGATACGCTGATCGTTATTCCCAATGACCGCCTGCTGGAGATTGTGGATAAGAAAACCCCGATGCTGGAGGCTTTCCGTGAAGCGGATAATGTACTACGCCAGGCGGTACAGGGTATTTCTGACCTGATTGCAGTTCCGGGACTGATTAACCTTGACTTTGCCGATGTAAAAACAATTATGACAGAGCGGGGCTCTGCGCTGATGGGGATTGGTATTGCCACTGGTGAGAACCGTGCTTCGGAAGCGGCCCGTAAAGCGATTATGAGCCCGCTGCTTGAAACTTCGATCGAAGGTGCCCGCGGTGTAATCATGAATATCACCGGCGGCTCCAACCTCTCCTTGTATGAGGTCAATGAAGCAGCGGAGATTGTTACCTCTGCATCGGATCCTGAAGTCAATATGATTTTCGGGGCCATTATTGAAGAGAGTATGAAGGATGAAATTAAGGTTACAGTTATTGCGACGGGCTTTGAGCATAAGCCGTCCCCGGCAGTGCCTACCCGCCGTCCTGCCGCCAGCAGTGAGCCGGCAGCGGACAAGAGCGGCACTCTTCGGCCATTCGGCAACCAGACAAGCTCTGACCAGCTGGATATTCCGACCTTTCTGCGCAACCGCACACGCGGCAATAATGACTAA
- the ftsA gene encoding cell division protein FtsA — translation MSNNDIIVSLDIGTSKVRAIIGEVSNGTFNIIGVGSADSEGIRKGAIVDIDQTVQSIRSAVEHAEQMVGIQISEVYVGISGNHIGLQSSHGVVAVQNEDREIGEDDIDRVIKAAEVIALPPEREVIDVVAKQYIVDGLQGIQDPRGMIGVRLEVEATIITGAKTPIHNLLRCVEKSGLKVKDLVLMSLGAGGLALSKDEKSMGAVLVDIGAGQATIAVYEEGSLCATSTIPIGGEFVTNDIAYGLRTLTDQAEKVKLKYGCAWIDDAASDVVFKVLRIGSNVEKEFNQEDLAAIIEPRVQEIFQLIRQEVKRLGYNELPGGYILTGGTVSMPGVLKVAQTELAASVRIAVPDYIGVRDPGFTGGVGILHNVVRSFRGRGGSGSANKKTVNRGKQSAAPSQDSSKKPGIMERLKNMFSEFI, via the coding sequence TTGAGCAACAATGACATCATTGTTAGTTTAGACATCGGTACATCCAAAGTTCGGGCAATTATTGGGGAAGTTTCCAATGGGACCTTTAATATTATTGGCGTTGGGTCTGCTGATTCGGAAGGCATACGCAAAGGTGCGATTGTAGACATCGATCAGACTGTGCAATCGATCAGGAGTGCCGTAGAGCATGCGGAACAAATGGTAGGTATTCAAATATCCGAGGTGTACGTCGGTATATCCGGTAATCATATCGGGCTGCAGTCCAGCCACGGCGTCGTGGCTGTGCAGAATGAGGACCGTGAGATTGGCGAAGATGACATTGACCGAGTGATCAAGGCTGCTGAAGTAATCGCACTGCCTCCTGAGCGCGAAGTCATTGATGTTGTTGCCAAGCAGTATATCGTCGACGGGCTTCAGGGTATTCAGGACCCGCGGGGGATGATCGGGGTTCGCCTTGAAGTTGAAGCAACCATTATTACCGGTGCCAAAACGCCAATACATAATCTGCTGCGCTGTGTGGAGAAATCAGGTCTTAAGGTTAAAGATCTTGTGCTCATGTCGCTCGGTGCCGGCGGATTAGCGCTATCCAAAGATGAAAAATCTATGGGGGCTGTACTGGTTGATATTGGTGCCGGCCAAGCGACAATAGCCGTGTATGAAGAAGGTTCCCTTTGTGCGACCTCTACGATTCCGATCGGAGGAGAATTTGTTACCAATGACATCGCTTACGGATTGCGTACGCTTACGGATCAGGCAGAGAAGGTTAAGCTGAAATACGGCTGTGCCTGGATTGACGATGCTGCCTCGGATGTGGTTTTCAAGGTTCTGCGTATCGGCAGCAATGTCGAGAAGGAGTTCAACCAGGAGGACCTGGCGGCAATTATTGAGCCCAGAGTACAGGAAATCTTCCAATTGATCCGTCAGGAAGTGAAGCGGCTTGGTTACAATGAGCTTCCGGGGGGTTATATACTAACGGGTGGCACAGTTTCAATGCCGGGGGTGCTTAAGGTAGCCCAGACTGAACTGGCAGCCTCCGTACGTATTGCTGTACCCGATTATATTGGAGTACGTGATCCCGGGTTTACCGGCGGTGTGGGGATACTCCATAACGTTGTCCGCAGTTTCCGCGGACGCGGCGGCAGCGGAAGCGCTAATAAAAAGACGGTTAACCGCGGCAAGCAGAGTGCCGCGCCGAGTCAGGATTCTTCAAAGAAGCCTGGAATCATGGAACGTCTAAAGAATATGTTTAGCGAATTCATATAA
- the murG gene encoding undecaprenyldiphospho-muramoylpentapeptide beta-N-acetylglucosaminyltransferase, with translation MRIVLSGGGTGGHIYPAVAVARELEAEEEKHAFLYIGGKRGLESKLVPQENLPFRAIDITGFRRKLSMDNVKTVMRFLKGVKASKNMLREFKPDVVIGTGGYVCGPVVYAASRLGIPTLIHEQNAIPGLTNRFLSRYADTVAVSFEGTESAFPGAKNVIYTGNPRATTVMTANPQRGFASLGIPEGSTVVLVVGGSGGARAINRAMVEMAPVVGKSNGVHYVYVTGEAYFEETRKALREKLGGEPNWLHILPYIHNMPEVLACTSLIVNRAGASFLAEITALGIPSVLIPSPNVTNNHQEANARQLEREGAAVVLLEKDLTGQELFAAVKRITGDEAVHRSMSDASRRLGKRESASLVVAELRRLAAGRKR, from the coding sequence ATGCGTATCGTACTTAGCGGCGGCGGCACAGGCGGGCACATTTATCCTGCTGTAGCCGTGGCCAGAGAACTGGAAGCCGAAGAAGAAAAACACGCCTTCCTGTATATCGGAGGCAAAAGGGGCCTGGAGAGCAAGCTGGTTCCCCAAGAAAATCTGCCATTCCGGGCAATCGATATTACCGGCTTCCGCCGGAAGCTGTCGATGGATAATGTGAAGACGGTTATGCGTTTCCTGAAGGGGGTCAAAGCCTCCAAAAATATGCTGAGGGAGTTCAAGCCCGATGTTGTCATCGGCACAGGCGGATATGTCTGCGGGCCTGTAGTCTATGCTGCATCCCGGCTGGGCATCCCGACACTGATTCATGAACAGAATGCCATCCCGGGGCTGACTAACCGTTTCCTCAGCCGGTATGCGGATACAGTCGCTGTCAGCTTTGAAGGAACAGAGTCTGCTTTCCCCGGGGCAAAGAACGTGATCTATACCGGTAATCCCCGGGCAACGACGGTAATGACGGCCAACCCGCAGCGCGGCTTCGCCTCACTGGGCATTCCTGAGGGCAGCACGGTTGTGCTCGTTGTCGGGGGCAGCGGAGGCGCTAGGGCGATTAACCGGGCGATGGTTGAAATGGCCCCGGTTGTGGGTAAAAGTAATGGTGTTCATTATGTGTATGTTACCGGAGAGGCTTATTTCGAGGAGACCCGCAAAGCACTGCGTGAGAAGCTCGGCGGTGAACCGAACTGGCTGCATATTCTTCCGTATATTCATAACATGCCTGAGGTCCTGGCTTGTACTTCACTAATCGTGAACCGGGCAGGCGCCTCCTTTCTTGCAGAGATTACCGCGCTTGGCATTCCCTCTGTACTTATCCCGTCTCCCAATGTGACGAATAATCATCAGGAAGCAAACGCAAGGCAGCTTGAACGTGAGGGCGCGGCCGTTGTGCTGCTGGAGAAGGATCTGACCGGCCAGGAGCTGTTCGCGGCGGTTAAGAGAATTACCGGGGACGAGGCTGTGCACCGCAGTATGTCGGATGCCTCAAGACGCCTTGGCAAAAGGGAATCCGCCTCACTTGTTGTCGCTGAGCTCCGCAGGCTGGCTGCAGGCCGCAAGCGCTAG
- the mraY gene encoding phospho-N-acetylmuramoyl-pentapeptide-transferase: MDYQLLLLTIAVSFILAVIAAPLIIPLLRRMKFGQQVRDDGPQTHLKKAGTPTMGGIIIMVAFTLSFLKFSVINSDFYVLLVGTLGYGLIGFLDDYIKIVFKRSLGLTARQKLLGQLLVGIALSTLLISAGHSTSISIPGTSVNFDWGVWFYYPFIVLMMMAVTNAVNFTDGVDGLLSGVSAIALAAFAVVAMQATSIAAGVCAAAMIGAVLGFLVFNAHPAKVFMGDFGSFGIGGAIGAIAIVTKTELLFVVIGGVFVIEMLSVIIQVASFKTRGKRIFRMSPIHHHFELGGWSEWRVVVSFWAVSLVLAAVGLYIIKGL, encoded by the coding sequence ATGGATTATCAATTACTTCTGCTAACTATTGCTGTATCCTTTATCCTTGCGGTCATTGCCGCTCCGCTGATTATCCCGCTGCTGCGGCGGATGAAATTCGGACAGCAGGTCCGTGATGACGGGCCGCAGACCCATCTGAAAAAAGCAGGGACGCCTACGATGGGCGGAATCATCATCATGGTGGCGTTCACGCTGTCTTTTCTGAAGTTCTCGGTCATCAATTCAGATTTCTATGTCCTGCTGGTCGGAACGCTGGGGTACGGGCTGATCGGCTTCCTGGATGATTATATCAAGATTGTCTTCAAACGCTCCCTCGGGCTGACGGCCCGTCAAAAGCTGCTTGGCCAGCTGCTGGTCGGTATCGCTTTAAGTACCTTGCTGATCTCGGCGGGACATAGCACCAGTATCAGCATTCCGGGGACGTCTGTGAATTTTGACTGGGGCGTCTGGTTCTATTATCCGTTTATTGTACTCATGATGATGGCGGTCACCAACGCGGTTAACTTTACCGACGGGGTTGACGGGCTGCTCTCCGGCGTGAGTGCGATTGCCCTTGCGGCGTTTGCTGTAGTTGCCATGCAGGCTACTTCGATTGCTGCCGGCGTCTGTGCTGCAGCGATGATCGGGGCAGTACTTGGGTTTCTGGTATTTAACGCCCATCCGGCCAAGGTGTTCATGGGTGACTTCGGCTCCTTCGGCATCGGCGGCGCTATCGGTGCCATTGCCATTGTGACCAAGACTGAGCTGCTCTTTGTAGTGATCGGCGGCGTATTCGTTATTGAGATGCTATCCGTTATCATTCAGGTTGCTTCCTTCAAGACCCGCGGCAAACGGATATTCCGCATGAGCCCGATTCATCATCATTTCGAGCTGGGCGGCTGGTCGGAGTGGCGTGTCGTCGTTTCTTTCTGGGCGGTTAGCCTGGTGCTGGCAGCTGTAGGACTATATATCATCAAGGGGTTGTAA
- the murA gene encoding UDP-N-acetylglucosamine 1-carboxyvinyltransferase — translation MDKLVIEGGNPLSGTIRIHGAKNAALPILAASLLAEGVHSLHNVPKLLDIETMLDILERLGCRTVHEEDKVTIDTSFVATSHVPEDLMRQMRSSIFLMGPLLSKFGEVTIYQPGGCAIGERKIDLHLQGLKLLGAEIEETGGMICCRAAALKGCDIHLDYPSVGATENIMMAAAMAEGTTTVTGAAREPEIQDLQNFLNAMGAQIIGAGTDTVTIQGVSKLYPCTYEVIPDRIVAGTVMIAAAATRGNVTLTHTNAGHLASLIHVLRRAGVQITVCNDIINVSCMGRPRAVERIVTSPYPSFPTDLQSQVMVLLSLADGFSIIKETVFEGRFKHVEEMARMGADISIDLNRAFIRGVQRLYGATVEATDLRAGAALVIAGLAAQGTTVVEQAHHIDRGYDGIEKLFQKLGARISRKVPVPDPLDLAN, via the coding sequence TTGGACAAATTGGTGATTGAGGGCGGAAATCCCCTGTCAGGCACCATACGTATCCATGGAGCGAAAAATGCGGCCCTGCCGATTCTGGCGGCAAGCCTGCTGGCCGAAGGAGTTCACTCACTGCATAACGTGCCGAAGCTGCTGGACATCGAAACGATGCTGGATATTCTGGAACGCCTGGGCTGCAGGACTGTGCATGAAGAGGACAAAGTAACAATAGATACCTCATTTGTCGCGACCTCGCATGTTCCGGAGGATCTGATGCGGCAGATGAGATCCTCGATTTTTCTGATGGGGCCGCTGCTGTCCAAATTCGGTGAGGTGACCATCTATCAGCCGGGAGGCTGTGCCATCGGGGAACGCAAGATCGATCTTCATCTGCAGGGCCTTAAGCTGCTGGGGGCCGAGATTGAGGAGACGGGCGGAATGATCTGCTGCCGTGCTGCTGCGCTTAAGGGCTGTGATATCCATCTGGATTATCCCAGCGTCGGCGCTACAGAGAACATTATGATGGCCGCCGCTATGGCAGAAGGTACGACAACGGTCACGGGAGCCGCCAGAGAGCCGGAAATCCAGGATTTGCAGAATTTCCTGAATGCGATGGGTGCACAGATCATCGGCGCAGGAACTGATACGGTTACTATTCAAGGTGTTTCTAAGCTATACCCGTGCACCTATGAGGTCATTCCTGACCGGATTGTTGCCGGGACGGTAATGATTGCTGCCGCAGCCACCCGTGGCAACGTTACACTGACCCATACCAATGCAGGGCATCTTGCTTCACTGATTCATGTTCTGAGGCGTGCCGGTGTTCAAATTACGGTCTGCAATGATATAATTAATGTCAGCTGTATGGGGCGTCCCCGTGCAGTAGAGCGGATTGTTACTTCGCCGTATCCTTCGTTTCCAACGGATCTTCAGTCCCAGGTCATGGTCCTTTTGTCCCTGGCTGACGGCTTCAGTATCATCAAGGAAACTGTATTTGAAGGACGCTTCAAGCATGTGGAGGAGATGGCCCGGATGGGTGCGGATATTTCCATAGATTTGAACCGCGCGTTTATCCGTGGAGTACAAAGATTATACGGGGCTACGGTTGAAGCCACTGACCTGCGGGCCGGAGCTGCCCTGGTCATTGCCGGACTTGCCGCCCAAGGAACGACTGTTGTAGAGCAGGCGCATCATATTGACCGCGGCTATGACGGCATAGAGAAACTGTTTCAGAAATTGGGTGCACGGATCAGCCGCAAAGTGCCTGTACCGGACCCGCTGGATTTGGCCAATTAA
- the murF gene encoding UDP-N-acetylmuramoyl-tripeptide--D-alanyl-D-alanine ligase, translating into MITRTLYNVALMCGGELSSAEDKELEIAGVVTDSRKITPGCLFVPLAGDKFDGHDYAASSLAAGAAAALWQRDRGPAPDGGGIVLVEDTLAALQKLSSAYLGELAPRVVAITGSNGKTTTKDMVTALLETQHKVHKTQGNFNNHIGLPLTILSMDSSVEIAVLEMGMSSRGEIALLSAIAAPDVAVITNVGESHLLQLGSRKEIARAKLEITEGLKPGGLLIYNGDEPLLAEVLSEPAFSKPEGMLSFRFGQSEDNDDYPTGMMAHSGGMTFTSHLHAQRAFTLPLQGRHNVINALAAIAVARHYGVTEENIEAGLSSLRLTGMRIEVVVADSGLTLLNDAYNASPTSMRAAIDVLQSMKGSGSRIAVLGDMLELGPDEADFHRQTGSYLDPALTDYVYTYGPLSAHIAAAAEEKFGTGRVFAFTDKEALITALNAKCSAKDIVLFKASRGMRLEEVLHRLKEYSEANLT; encoded by the coding sequence TTGATTACAAGAACACTGTACAATGTCGCGCTAATGTGCGGAGGAGAACTGTCCTCTGCTGAAGATAAGGAGCTTGAAATTGCGGGAGTCGTGACGGATTCCCGCAAAATTACGCCTGGCTGCCTGTTTGTTCCGCTGGCTGGAGATAAATTCGACGGTCATGATTATGCGGCCTCTTCTCTGGCTGCAGGAGCTGCTGCCGCCCTCTGGCAGCGGGATAGAGGCCCTGCTCCGGATGGCGGCGGGATTGTGCTGGTGGAAGACACTCTGGCCGCACTGCAGAAGCTGTCCTCGGCCTATTTGGGCGAGCTGGCTCCCCGCGTTGTTGCGATTACAGGCAGCAACGGCAAGACGACAACCAAGGATATGGTTACGGCCCTGCTTGAAACGCAGCATAAGGTGCATAAAACACAGGGCAATTTCAATAATCACATCGGTCTGCCGCTGACAATCCTCTCAATGGACAGTAGTGTTGAAATCGCAGTCCTGGAGATGGGCATGAGCTCACGCGGGGAGATTGCCCTGCTGTCCGCAATTGCCGCCCCGGATGTGGCGGTCATCACCAATGTCGGCGAGTCGCATCTGCTGCAGCTCGGCTCCCGCAAAGAGATTGCCCGGGCCAAGCTGGAGATCACGGAAGGCCTTAAGCCCGGCGGCCTGCTTATCTATAACGGAGACGAACCGCTGCTGGCTGAGGTGCTGTCCGAACCGGCGTTCAGCAAGCCTGAAGGCATGCTGAGCTTCCGGTTCGGACAGTCAGAGGACAATGATGATTATCCGACAGGCATGATGGCACACAGCGGGGGAATGACCTTTACTTCACACCTTCATGCGCAGCGTGCCTTCACCTTGCCGCTGCAAGGCCGCCATAATGTTATTAATGCACTTGCGGCAATTGCAGTTGCCCGGCATTACGGGGTAACCGAAGAGAACATAGAAGCCGGTTTAAGCAGCCTTAGGCTGACAGGCATGCGGATTGAGGTTGTGGTGGCGGACAGCGGACTTACACTGCTGAACGACGCTTATAATGCCAGTCCCACTTCCATGAGAGCGGCAATCGATGTACTGCAGTCAATGAAGGGCAGCGGAAGCCGGATCGCCGTGCTGGGGGACATGCTGGAACTAGGGCCGGATGAGGCGGATTTTCACCGGCAGACCGGAAGCTACCTAGATCCGGCACTGACGGATTACGTATACACTTACGGACCTTTGTCAGCGCATATTGCTGCTGCTGCGGAGGAGAAGTTCGGAACAGGCCGTGTATTTGCTTTTACGGATAAAGAAGCCCTGATTACTGCCTTGAATGCAAAGTGCAGTGCCAAGGATATCGTGCTGTTCAAAGCATCCAGAGGCATGCGGCTGGAAGAAGTTCTGCACCGCTTGAAGGAATATTCTGAAGCTAATTTAACTTGA